The Streptomyces sp. NBC_01353 genome contains a region encoding:
- a CDS encoding TDT family transporter encodes MATLAASRPVPRATTPGARATAVRHLGPNWYASVMGTAIVANAGATLPVHVPGLRTACTAVWALSFAMLLALVAARSAHWIHHRDQARKHLMDPAVAPFYGCLSMALLAVGGGTLLVGQDWLGLPAAVAIDTVLFTTGSAIGLAAAVAIPYLMVVHHRIESASPVWFLPVVAPMVSAALGPLLLPHLPAGQAQQTLLIACYAMFGISLLATLVMLPLVFGRLVTGGPLPLALTPTLFLVLGPLGQSTTAANKFADVATGVLPAPYAHGFAAFAVLYGVPVMGFALLWLALAGAMVVRARRQGMGFAMTWWAFTFPVGTCVTGAEGLAHHTGLAVFRWLAIALYVFLVAAWLVAGFHTLRGLFSGALLAGPGTAPAGPRSVTARTR; translated from the coding sequence ATGGCAACCCTCGCAGCTTCCCGTCCGGTCCCCCGCGCCACCACCCCCGGCGCGCGGGCGACCGCGGTCCGTCACCTCGGCCCCAACTGGTACGCCTCGGTGATGGGCACCGCCATCGTCGCCAACGCGGGAGCGACCCTCCCGGTGCACGTGCCCGGGCTGCGCACCGCGTGCACCGCCGTCTGGGCCCTCTCCTTCGCGATGCTCCTCGCCCTGGTCGCCGCTCGCTCCGCGCACTGGATCCACCACCGCGACCAGGCCAGGAAGCACCTCATGGACCCGGCCGTGGCCCCGTTCTACGGCTGTCTGTCGATGGCCCTTCTCGCGGTCGGCGGCGGCACCCTGCTCGTCGGCCAGGACTGGCTGGGGCTCCCGGCCGCCGTCGCGATCGACACCGTCCTGTTCACCACCGGATCGGCCATCGGCCTGGCCGCCGCGGTCGCGATCCCGTATCTGATGGTGGTGCACCACAGGATCGAGAGCGCGTCCCCGGTGTGGTTCCTCCCGGTCGTCGCCCCGATGGTCTCCGCCGCCCTCGGCCCGCTGCTCCTGCCCCATCTGCCGGCCGGGCAGGCCCAGCAGACGCTGCTGATCGCCTGTTACGCGATGTTCGGCATCAGCCTGCTCGCCACCCTCGTGATGCTGCCGCTGGTCTTCGGCCGCCTCGTCACCGGCGGACCGCTGCCCCTCGCGCTCACCCCCACCCTCTTCCTGGTCCTCGGCCCGCTGGGCCAGTCGACCACCGCCGCGAACAAGTTCGCCGACGTCGCGACCGGCGTGCTGCCCGCCCCGTACGCGCACGGATTCGCCGCTTTCGCCGTCCTCTACGGCGTGCCGGTGATGGGCTTCGCCCTGCTGTGGCTGGCGCTGGCCGGGGCGATGGTGGTGCGGGCCCGCCGTCAGGGCATGGGGTTCGCGATGACCTGGTGGGCCTTCACCTTCCCGGTCGGCACCTGCGTGACGGGCGCGGAGGGGCTCGCCCACCACACGGGTCTGGCCGTCTTCCGCTGGCTCGCGATCGCGCTGTACGTGTTCCTCGTCGCGGCCTGGCTGGTGGCCGGATTCCACACCCTGCGCGGGCTGTTCAGCGGAGCGCTGCTCGCAGGGCCCGGGACAGCACCTGCGGGGCCTCGGTCAGTGACGGCCCGTACCAGGTGA
- a CDS encoding LysR family transcriptional regulator — protein sequence MSSEPIETAPLSHRVPDLGALELLLAVARHGSLGRAAREVGITQPAASSRIRSMERQLGVALVDRSPRGSRLTDAGALVTDWARRIVEAAEAFDAGAQALRGRRDSRLRVAASMTIAEYLLPGWLIALRAERPDTAVSLMAGNSAAVAERLLADEADLGFVEGLAVPDGLDGAVVARDRLVVVAAPSHAWARRRKPLDPGELAATPLILRERGSGTRQVLDSALSAHGGLAQPLLELASTTAVKAAAVSSAGPAVLSELAVAEELTSRRLVEIPVEGVLLRRDLRAVWPTGHRPTGPARDLLSLTRARPTG from the coding sequence ATGAGCAGCGAGCCTATCGAGACCGCACCCCTGTCCCACCGGGTCCCCGACCTCGGCGCGCTCGAACTGCTCCTGGCCGTCGCCCGGCACGGCAGCCTGGGGCGGGCCGCCCGCGAGGTGGGCATCACGCAGCCCGCCGCGAGCAGCCGGATCCGGTCGATGGAGAGGCAGCTCGGCGTCGCCCTGGTGGACCGCTCGCCGCGCGGCTCGCGTCTCACTGACGCGGGGGCGCTCGTGACCGACTGGGCGCGGCGGATCGTGGAGGCGGCGGAGGCGTTCGACGCCGGGGCGCAGGCGCTGCGCGGGCGGCGGGACTCGCGGCTGCGGGTGGCCGCGTCGATGACGATCGCCGAGTATCTGCTGCCGGGCTGGCTGATCGCGCTGCGCGCGGAGCGGCCGGACACGGCCGTGTCGCTGATGGCGGGGAACTCGGCGGCGGTCGCGGAGCGGCTGCTCGCGGACGAGGCGGACCTGGGGTTCGTGGAGGGGCTCGCCGTGCCCGACGGCCTGGACGGGGCGGTCGTCGCCCGCGACCGGCTCGTCGTGGTCGCCGCGCCGTCCCATGCGTGGGCCCGCCGCCGTAAGCCGCTGGACCCGGGGGAGTTGGCCGCGACTCCGCTGATCCTGCGCGAGCGGGGTTCGGGGACCCGGCAGGTCCTCGACTCCGCGCTCTCCGCGCATGGCGGACTGGCCCAGCCGCTGCTCGAACTCGCCTCCACCACAGCGGTGAAGGCGGCGGCGGTCAGCTCCGCGGGCCCCGCCGTTCTGAGCGAGCTCGCCGTCGCGGAGGAGCTGACTTCGCGGCGCCTGGTCGAGATCCCGGTCGAGGGCGTGCTGCTCCGCCGCGACCTCCGAGCGGTCTGGCCGACCGGCCACCGGCCGACGGGGCCGGCGCGCGACCTGCTGTCACTGACCAGGGCGAGGCCGACGGGGTAG
- a CDS encoding aldehyde dehydrogenase family protein: MLQELQVLNPATEEVVATVPAATPADVDAAVVRATEAQRGWAAAAPADRARLLRRFAAVVDAHTEELALLEVREAGHTLGNARWEAGNVRDLLDYAAGGVERLNGRQIPVAGGLDVTILEPLGVVGVIAPWNFPMPIAAWATAPALAAGNAVILKPAETTPLTALRLAELGLEAGLPEGLFQVLPGEGAVAGDALVEHPGIAKIVFTGSTRVGKSIMAKCAAQVKRVTLELGGKSPNIVFADADIEAAAAAAPMSFLDNSGQDCCARTRILVQRSVHDRFLELLTPAVEEIVVGDPADEKTQMGPLISRAQLERVRAYVPDSLPGIRGKAPEGPGFWFPPTVLTGLAEDAPCAVEEVFGPVAVVLPFEDDADAVRLANATEYGLAGSIWTRDVGRALRVSRAVRAGNLSVNSHSSVRYWTPFGGYQQSGLGRELGPDALTAFTETKNVFISTESTEA; the protein is encoded by the coding sequence TTGCTCCAGGAACTCCAGGTACTCAATCCGGCGACCGAAGAGGTCGTCGCGACCGTCCCCGCCGCCACACCGGCCGACGTCGACGCCGCGGTCGTACGGGCGACCGAAGCGCAGCGCGGCTGGGCCGCCGCCGCCCCCGCCGACCGGGCCCGGCTGCTGCGCCGCTTCGCCGCCGTCGTCGACGCCCACACCGAGGAGCTGGCCCTCCTCGAAGTGCGCGAGGCCGGTCACACCCTCGGAAACGCCCGCTGGGAGGCGGGCAACGTCCGGGACCTGCTCGACTACGCGGCCGGGGGAGTGGAGCGGCTGAACGGCCGCCAGATCCCCGTCGCCGGCGGTCTCGACGTCACGATCCTCGAACCCCTCGGCGTCGTCGGCGTGATCGCGCCCTGGAACTTCCCCATGCCGATCGCCGCCTGGGCCACCGCCCCGGCCCTCGCCGCCGGCAACGCGGTGATCCTCAAGCCCGCCGAGACCACCCCGCTCACCGCGCTCCGACTCGCCGAACTCGGCCTGGAGGCGGGACTTCCCGAGGGCCTCTTCCAGGTCCTCCCGGGCGAGGGAGCCGTCGCGGGCGACGCGCTCGTCGAACACCCCGGCATCGCCAAGATCGTCTTCACCGGCTCGACGCGGGTGGGGAAGAGCATCATGGCCAAGTGCGCCGCCCAGGTGAAGCGGGTGACGCTCGAACTCGGCGGCAAGAGCCCGAACATCGTCTTCGCCGACGCGGACATCGAGGCCGCGGCGGCAGCGGCGCCGATGTCCTTCCTCGACAACAGCGGCCAGGACTGCTGCGCCCGTACCCGCATCCTGGTCCAGCGCTCCGTCCACGACCGCTTCCTGGAGCTGCTCACCCCCGCCGTCGAGGAGATCGTCGTCGGCGACCCGGCCGACGAGAAGACCCAGATGGGCCCGCTCATCTCCCGGGCCCAGCTCGAGCGTGTACGGGCGTACGTCCCCGACTCGCTCCCCGGCATCCGGGGCAAGGCCCCCGAGGGCCCCGGCTTCTGGTTCCCGCCGACCGTCCTCACCGGCCTCGCCGAGGACGCGCCCTGCGCCGTCGAGGAGGTCTTCGGACCGGTCGCCGTCGTCCTGCCCTTCGAGGACGACGCCGACGCCGTCCGCCTCGCCAACGCCACCGAGTACGGCCTGGCCGGCTCGATCTGGACCCGCGACGTGGGCCGCGCGCTGCGCGTCTCACGCGCCGTCCGGGCCGGCAACCTCTCCGTCAACTCCCACTCCAGCGTCCGCTACTGGACCCCGTTCGGCGGCTACCAGCAATCCGGCCTCGGCCGGGAGCTCGGCCCCGACGCCCTCACCGCCTTCACCGAGACCAAGAACGTCTTCATCAGCACGGAAAGCACGGAGGCCTGA
- a CDS encoding haloacid dehalogenase-like hydrolase: MNPRFRRITAAAATVLALAGLVTAAPAHARPGKCPTLKASEGWYGDNRARLQELVDAHCGDRGADRPVAVFDWDNTVIKNDVGDATMYWLLRNSRIRPPANDDWTTTSRHLTRDAAAALRDACPTGVRTLPTGTDTRCADEILSVYAEGATTTGSKAFTGFDHRRTEPQYAWLAQLLRGWTTRQVESFAAAARAESLAAPIGATQQVGTGEVSAWVRYYEQQRDLVRTLRTAGFDVWIVSASPEPVVDVWAQGVGIASSHAIGIRNITERGRLGARLKGCGGVRDGEDSMITYIDGKRCWINQEIFGVRGPAAERVQPASRRQVFAAGDSDTDISFLRDATGLRLVLNRNKNELMCRAYDNSDGRWIVNPMFIEPKKQKTSPYPCATTAYTAADGTAQPVRRADGSVVPDQWDSVFGS; this comes from the coding sequence ATGAACCCCCGATTCCGCCGGATCACTGCCGCGGCCGCCACGGTTCTCGCCCTCGCCGGCCTGGTCACCGCCGCACCCGCCCACGCGCGACCCGGGAAGTGCCCCACCCTGAAGGCCTCCGAGGGCTGGTACGGCGACAACCGCGCCAGACTGCAGGAGCTCGTCGACGCGCACTGCGGGGACAGGGGCGCCGACCGGCCCGTCGCCGTCTTCGACTGGGACAACACGGTCATCAAGAACGACGTCGGCGACGCCACGATGTACTGGCTCCTGCGCAACAGCCGCATCCGTCCGCCCGCGAACGACGACTGGACCACGACCAGCCGCCATCTGACCCGGGACGCGGCCGCCGCCCTGCGCGACGCCTGCCCCACCGGTGTCCGCACCCTGCCCACGGGCACCGACACCCGCTGCGCCGACGAGATCCTCTCCGTCTACGCGGAGGGCGCCACGACCACCGGCAGTAAGGCGTTCACGGGCTTCGACCACCGTCGGACGGAACCGCAGTACGCCTGGCTCGCCCAGCTCCTGCGCGGCTGGACCACCCGCCAGGTCGAGTCCTTCGCCGCGGCCGCCCGCGCCGAGAGCCTCGCCGCTCCGATCGGCGCCACCCAGCAGGTCGGCACCGGCGAAGTCAGCGCCTGGGTCCGCTACTACGAGCAGCAGCGCGACCTCGTCCGTACCCTCCGCACGGCGGGCTTCGACGTCTGGATCGTCTCGGCCTCGCCCGAACCGGTCGTCGACGTCTGGGCCCAGGGCGTCGGCATCGCGTCCTCGCACGCCATAGGCATCCGCAACATCACCGAGCGCGGCCGGCTCGGCGCCCGGCTGAAGGGCTGCGGCGGCGTCCGCGACGGCGAGGACTCGATGATCACGTACATCGACGGCAAGCGCTGTTGGATCAACCAGGAGATCTTCGGCGTGCGCGGACCCGCCGCCGAGCGGGTCCAACCGGCCTCCCGGCGCCAGGTGTTCGCCGCAGGCGATTCCGACACCGACATCTCCTTCCTGCGCGATGCGACCGGACTGCGCCTGGTCCTCAACCGCAACAAGAACGAGCTGATGTGCCGCGCCTACGACAACAGCGACGGCCGCTGGATCGTGAACCCGATGTTCATCGAGCCGAAGAAGCAGAAGACGAGCCCCTATCCGTGCGCCACCACCGCCTACACCGCCGCCGACGGCACGGCACAGCCCGTGCGGCGCGCCGACGGCAGTGTCGTGCCCGATCAATGGGACTCCGTGTTCGGCTCCTGA
- a CDS encoding DUF2510 domain-containing protein: protein MSMTTPPGWYPDPATPTVERWWDGTTWTAHTRQATAPTTAVAALPAPGRGRGRAVALGAGAVAVVAAVVAGVVALVGGDEEKDPGMAGPTAATTTTSAPTSTSSSSPPAEDLTKVVDQLNGITLPIIKGWEKPEFHSGGAPTITTVGEYACPGATNKQCRHGTVSSHSASGTDAATPEAMAKEDIALAADAFFGDDVFGNWLYGDIQSHKQVAARPAVVAGRTGYLVRWQVTTGKGPGGYVQSLVFPSPTGSESPVVVRFAFDAGADGPPLAAMDEITKGILPIGSATGGGVGSSITPGS, encoded by the coding sequence ATGAGCATGACGACCCCTCCCGGCTGGTACCCGGACCCGGCCACGCCCACCGTCGAACGCTGGTGGGACGGTACGACCTGGACCGCGCACACCCGGCAGGCGACGGCGCCCACGACGGCTGTCGCCGCTCTTCCGGCGCCTGGCCGCGGGCGGGGCAGGGCCGTCGCGCTCGGTGCCGGCGCGGTGGCCGTCGTCGCTGCGGTCGTCGCCGGTGTCGTCGCCCTCGTCGGCGGTGACGAGGAGAAGGACCCGGGCATGGCGGGTCCGACCGCGGCGACCACGACCACCTCGGCGCCGACCTCCACCTCCTCCAGCAGCCCTCCCGCCGAGGACCTCACGAAGGTCGTCGACCAGCTCAACGGGATCACGCTCCCGATCATCAAGGGCTGGGAGAAGCCGGAGTTCCACTCGGGCGGCGCGCCGACGATCACGACCGTCGGTGAGTACGCCTGCCCCGGCGCCACCAACAAGCAGTGCCGGCACGGCACCGTGTCCTCCCATTCGGCGTCGGGCACCGACGCCGCCACCCCCGAGGCCATGGCCAAGGAGGACATCGCCCTGGCCGCCGACGCCTTCTTCGGGGACGACGTCTTCGGGAACTGGCTGTACGGCGACATCCAGTCCCACAAGCAGGTCGCCGCCCGCCCCGCCGTCGTCGCCGGACGCACCGGCTATCTGGTCCGGTGGCAGGTCACCACCGGCAAGGGCCCCGGCGGCTACGTCCAGTCGCTCGTCTTCCCGTCCCCCACGGGCAGCGAGTCGCCGGTCGTCGTGCGCTTCGCCTTCGACGCGGGAGCCGACGGCCCGCCGCTCGCCGCGATGGACGAGATCACCAAGGGGATCCTGCCCATCGGCAGCGCGACGGGCGGGGGAGTGGGCAGCTCGATCACCCCGGGCTCCTGA
- the eat gene encoding ethanolamine permease translates to MTLEDTSGDKTAPDDYLERRALRRGSAGWLLLTGLGVAYVVSGDFSGWNIGLSKGGFGGLAVATVLMGAMYACLVFALAELSAILPTAGGGYGFARRALGTWGGFLTGTAILIEYILAPAAIAIFIGDYVESLGLFGLESGWPVYLACFVIFIGIHLWGVGEALRFSLIVTAIAVAALVIFALGALSDFHVDGLNDIPVDTDALGSNSWLPYGLLGIWAAFPFGMWFFLGVEGVPLAAEEAKDPVRSMPKALAISMGILVLLAVMTFFASTGARGSAAIQEAGNPLVVALQGDGDPTLLSRFVNYAGLAGLVASFFSLIYAGSRQLFALSRAGYLPRFLSLTSRRKSPYLGLLIPGAIGFALAAGTGNGARMLNIAVFGATISYALMALSHIVLRRREPELHRPYRTPGGVVTSSVAFVLALSALVATFLVDKDAAFIALGVYVIALAYFAFYSRKHLVAKAPEEEFAALAAAEAELERD, encoded by the coding sequence ATGACGCTCGAAGACACCTCCGGGGACAAGACAGCACCTGACGACTACCTCGAACGCCGCGCCCTGCGCCGCGGCAGCGCCGGCTGGCTGCTGCTCACCGGACTCGGCGTCGCCTACGTCGTCTCCGGCGACTTCTCCGGCTGGAACATCGGCCTGTCCAAGGGCGGATTCGGCGGACTCGCCGTCGCCACCGTGCTGATGGGCGCGATGTACGCCTGTCTCGTCTTCGCGCTCGCCGAGCTCTCCGCGATCCTGCCCACCGCGGGCGGCGGCTACGGCTTCGCGCGCCGGGCGCTCGGCACCTGGGGCGGCTTCCTCACCGGCACCGCGATCCTCATCGAGTACATCCTCGCCCCCGCCGCGATCGCCATCTTCATCGGTGACTACGTCGAATCGCTCGGCCTGTTCGGCCTCGAGTCCGGCTGGCCCGTCTATCTCGCCTGCTTCGTGATCTTCATCGGGATCCATCTGTGGGGCGTGGGCGAGGCGCTGCGTTTCAGCCTGATCGTGACGGCGATCGCGGTCGCGGCCCTGGTCATCTTCGCGCTCGGCGCACTCAGCGACTTCCACGTCGACGGGCTGAACGACATCCCCGTCGACACCGATGCGCTCGGCTCCAACTCCTGGCTCCCGTACGGCCTTCTCGGCATCTGGGCCGCGTTCCCCTTCGGCATGTGGTTCTTCCTCGGGGTCGAGGGTGTGCCGCTCGCCGCCGAGGAGGCGAAGGACCCGGTCCGCTCGATGCCGAAGGCGCTGGCGATCTCGATGGGCATCCTGGTGCTGCTCGCCGTGATGACCTTCTTCGCCTCCACCGGGGCGCGCGGCTCGGCCGCCATCCAGGAGGCAGGCAACCCGCTGGTCGTGGCGCTGCAGGGCGACGGGGACCCGACGCTGCTCAGCCGGTTCGTGAACTACGCGGGCCTCGCCGGCCTCGTGGCCTCGTTCTTCTCGCTCATCTACGCCGGTTCGCGCCAGCTCTTCGCCCTGTCCAGGGCCGGGTACCTGCCCCGGTTCCTCTCCCTCACCAGCCGCCGCAAGTCGCCGTACCTGGGGCTGCTCATCCCGGGCGCGATCGGCTTCGCGCTCGCCGCGGGGACCGGGAACGGCGCGCGGATGCTGAACATCGCGGTGTTCGGCGCGACCATCTCGTACGCCCTGATGGCGCTCTCCCACATCGTGCTGCGCCGCCGCGAGCCGGAGCTGCACCGCCCGTACCGGACGCCGGGCGGGGTGGTGACCTCGTCCGTGGCCTTCGTCCTCGCCCTGTCGGCGCTGGTGGCGACCTTCCTGGTCGACAAGGACGCGGCGTTCATCGCGCTCGGGGTCTATGTGATCGCCCTCGCCTACTTCGCGTTCTACAGTCGGAAGCATCTGGTGGCCAAGGCGCCGGAGGAGGAGTTCGCGGCGCTGGCGGCGGCCGAGGCCGAACTCGAACGCGACTGA
- a CDS encoding gamma-glutamyl-gamma-aminobutyrate hydrolase family protein — MSKPLIGVTTYLDQARWGVWDMPAALLPAQYPRLVQASGGLAAMLPPDDPSAAAAVVARLDGLVVAGGADVEPVRYGAEPDPRTGPPARARDAWELALVEAALASGTPVLGICRGMQLLNVALGGTLVQHLEGHVEAVGVIGRHAVKPVPGTLYASLVPELTSVPTYHHQAVDRLGEGLAPSAYAEDGTPEAIELAAPAWALGVQWHPEMAEDLRVMQGLIKAAS; from the coding sequence GTGTCCAAGCCGCTCATCGGCGTGACGACCTATCTGGACCAGGCCCGCTGGGGGGTGTGGGACATGCCCGCGGCCCTGCTGCCCGCGCAGTACCCACGGCTGGTCCAGGCGAGCGGTGGCCTCGCGGCGATGCTCCCGCCGGACGACCCGTCGGCCGCGGCGGCGGTGGTGGCCCGGCTCGACGGTCTGGTGGTCGCGGGCGGCGCGGACGTCGAGCCGGTGCGGTACGGGGCGGAGCCCGATCCCCGTACCGGCCCGCCCGCCCGGGCCAGGGACGCGTGGGAGCTGGCCCTGGTCGAGGCGGCGCTGGCCTCGGGCACTCCGGTGCTCGGCATCTGCCGGGGCATGCAGCTGCTCAATGTGGCGCTCGGCGGCACCCTGGTCCAGCACCTGGAGGGGCATGTGGAGGCGGTCGGCGTGATCGGCCGCCACGCGGTGAAGCCGGTCCCCGGCACGCTGTACGCCTCCCTGGTCCCGGAACTGACCTCGGTGCCGACCTACCACCACCAGGCCGTGGACCGCCTGGGCGAGGGCCTGGCGCCCTCGGCGTACGCGGAGGACGGCACACCAGAGGCCATCGAACTGGCCGCCCCGGCCTGGGCCCTGGGCGTCCAATGGCACCCGGAAATGGCCGAGGACCTACGGGTGATGCAGGGCCTGATCAAGGCGGCAAGCTGA
- a CDS encoding 3-oxoacyl-ACP reductase, which yields MSTEEIVCRRLVGRTAVITGAGSGIGLATARRLASEGANVVCGDIDETAGKAAAEEVGGTFVKVNVTDPEEVENLFKVAFDTYGSVDIAFNNAGISPPDDDSILTTGLEAWKRVQDVNLTSVYLCCKAALPYMQRQGRGSIINTASFVAIMGAATSQISYTASKGGVLAMSRELGVQFAREGIRVNALCPGPVNTPLLQELFAKDPERAARRLVHIPLGRFAEAEEIAAAVAFLASDDSSFINATDFLVDGGISGAYVTPL from the coding sequence ATGAGCACCGAAGAGATCGTCTGCCGCCGTCTGGTCGGCCGTACCGCCGTCATCACCGGGGCCGGCAGCGGCATCGGCCTCGCCACCGCCCGCCGCCTCGCCTCCGAAGGCGCGAACGTCGTCTGCGGCGACATCGACGAGACCGCGGGCAAGGCCGCTGCGGAGGAGGTCGGCGGCACGTTCGTCAAGGTGAACGTCACCGACCCCGAGGAGGTCGAGAACCTCTTCAAGGTCGCCTTCGACACCTACGGATCCGTGGACATCGCCTTCAACAACGCGGGCATCTCCCCGCCCGACGACGACTCCATCCTCACCACCGGCCTGGAGGCCTGGAAGCGCGTCCAGGACGTCAACCTCACCTCGGTCTACCTGTGCTGCAAGGCCGCACTGCCCTACATGCAGCGACAGGGCCGCGGCTCCATCATCAACACCGCCTCCTTCGTCGCCATCATGGGCGCGGCCACCAGCCAGATCTCGTACACCGCCTCCAAGGGCGGCGTGCTCGCCATGTCCCGCGAACTGGGCGTCCAGTTCGCCCGCGAGGGCATCCGCGTCAACGCCCTCTGCCCCGGGCCGGTCAACACCCCGCTCCTCCAGGAGCTGTTCGCCAAGGACCCGGAGCGGGCCGCCCGCCGGCTCGTGCACATCCCCCTCGGCCGCTTCGCCGAGGCCGAGGAGATCGCCGCCGCCGTCGCCTTCCTCGCCAGCGACGACTCCTCCTTCATCAACGCCACCGACTTCCTCGTCGACGGCGGCATCTCGGGCGCGTACGTGACCCCCCTCTAG
- a CDS encoding FCD domain-containing protein, protein MPDRLTPVLRPVRAGNGFEEALEQILQVVRLGLVPGGERLPAERELADRMGISRVTLREVLKVLQEQGLVESRRGRYGGTFVLHRPQTADEDELRRRIATIDVEDTLRFREVLEVGAAGLCAAHGLTSEGTERLRAALTATHDAPLADYRRQDTLLHLTLAELSGSPTLTAQYAAVRATVNDLLDCIPLLVRNLEHSQHQHTALIEAVLDGDADAAREVMREHCGGTAALLRGFLT, encoded by the coding sequence ATGCCGGACCGGCTGACGCCCGTGCTGCGGCCGGTGCGGGCGGGCAACGGCTTCGAGGAGGCGCTGGAGCAGATCCTTCAGGTCGTACGGCTCGGCCTGGTGCCGGGCGGGGAGCGGCTGCCCGCCGAGCGGGAGCTGGCCGACCGGATGGGGATCAGCCGGGTCACCCTGCGCGAGGTCCTGAAGGTGCTCCAGGAGCAGGGGCTCGTGGAGAGCCGGCGCGGGCGGTACGGCGGAACGTTCGTGCTGCACCGGCCGCAGACGGCCGACGAGGACGAGCTGCGCCGCCGGATCGCCACGATCGACGTCGAGGACACCCTGCGCTTCCGCGAGGTCCTGGAGGTCGGCGCGGCGGGGCTCTGCGCGGCGCACGGACTGACGAGCGAAGGCACGGAGCGGCTGCGGGCGGCCCTGACGGCCACGCACGACGCCCCGCTGGCGGACTACCGGCGCCAGGACACGCTGCTCCATCTGACGCTGGCCGAACTCTCGGGCTCCCCGACGCTCACCGCCCAGTACGCGGCCGTCCGGGCGACGGTCAACGACCTCCTGGACTGCATCCCCCTGCTCGTACGCAACCTGGAGCACTCCCAGCACCAGCACACGGCGCTGATCGAGGCCGTCCTCGACGGCGACGCGGACGCGGCCCGCGAGGTCATGCGCGAACACTGCGGCGGCACGGCGGCGCTGCTGCGGGGCTTCCTGACGTGA
- a CDS encoding glutamine synthetase family protein — MADRKAPLSVEELRALVASGEIDTVVLAFPDMQGRLQGKRFAAPFFLDDVLDHGTEGCNYLLAVDTEMNTVDGYEMSSWDRGYGDFAMHPDLSTLRRVPWNEGTAMLIADLAWNDGSPVVAAPRQILRRQLERLAEHGYTAHVGTELEFIVFKDTYEQAWDANYRNLTPVNQYNIDYSVLGTGRIEPLLRRIRNEMAGAGLTVESAKGECNPGQHEIAFKYDEALVTCDQHAVYKTGAKEIAAQEGVSLTFMAKYNEREGNSCHIHLSLQSVDEAGTNVMAGDGPGGMSDVMRYFLAGQLAALRDFSLLYAPHINSYKRFQPGSFAPTAVAWGVDNRTCSLRVVGHGRSMRFENRLPGGDVNPHLAVAGLVAAGLYGIEQRLELPAACDGNAYTAEYAHVPTTLREAAELWETSLIAKAAFGDEVVAHYRNMARVELDAYDAAVTDWELRRSFERM; from the coding sequence GTGGCAGACCGCAAAGCCCCGCTCTCCGTCGAGGAGCTCCGTGCTCTCGTCGCGAGCGGTGAGATCGACACAGTCGTCCTGGCCTTCCCCGACATGCAGGGTCGGCTCCAGGGCAAGCGGTTCGCCGCACCGTTCTTCCTCGACGACGTCCTCGACCACGGCACCGAGGGCTGCAACTATCTCCTGGCCGTCGATACCGAGATGAACACGGTCGACGGATACGAGATGTCCTCGTGGGACCGTGGCTACGGCGACTTCGCCATGCACCCCGACCTCTCCACCCTGCGCCGCGTCCCGTGGAACGAGGGTACGGCGATGCTGATCGCCGACCTCGCCTGGAACGACGGCTCACCCGTCGTCGCCGCACCCCGCCAGATCCTCCGCCGCCAGCTGGAACGGCTCGCCGAACACGGCTACACCGCCCACGTCGGCACGGAGCTGGAGTTCATCGTCTTCAAGGACACCTACGAGCAGGCCTGGGACGCGAACTACCGGAACCTGACCCCCGTCAATCAGTACAACATCGACTACTCCGTCCTCGGCACCGGCCGCATCGAGCCCCTCCTGCGGCGGATCCGCAACGAGATGGCCGGCGCAGGACTGACCGTCGAGTCCGCCAAGGGCGAGTGCAACCCGGGCCAGCACGAGATCGCCTTCAAGTACGACGAGGCCCTCGTCACCTGCGACCAGCACGCCGTCTACAAGACGGGCGCCAAGGAGATCGCCGCCCAGGAAGGCGTCTCGCTCACCTTCATGGCGAAGTACAACGAGCGCGAGGGCAACTCCTGCCACATCCACCTCTCGCTCCAGTCCGTCGACGAGGCCGGCACGAACGTCATGGCCGGCGACGGACCCGGCGGCATGTCGGACGTCATGCGGTACTTCCTCGCCGGACAGCTTGCCGCGCTGCGCGACTTCTCCCTCCTCTACGCCCCCCACATCAACTCCTACAAGCGCTTCCAGCCCGGCTCCTTCGCCCCCACCGCCGTCGCCTGGGGCGTGGACAACCGCACCTGCTCCCTGCGCGTCGTCGGCCACGGCCGCTCGATGCGTTTCGAGAACCGGCTCCCCGGCGGGGATGTCAATCCCCACCTCGCCGTCGCGGGCCTGGTCGCCGCCGGTCTGTACGGCATCGAGCAGCGGCTCGAACTGCCCGCGGCCTGTGACGGAAACGCCTACACCGCCGAGTACGCCCACGTCCCCACCACCCTGCGCGAGGCCGCCGAACTCTGGGAGACCAGCCTCATCGCCAAGGCCGCCTTCGGGGACGAGGTCGTCGCGCACTACCGCAACATGGCCCGCGTCGAGCTCGACGCGTACGACGCCGCGGTGACCGACTGGGAGCTGCGCCGCTCCTTCGAACGCATGTGA